GCTTCGGAatcgccttcgcctccccagcaccaccaccaccaccacatctCATCGAAACaagcatatatatatatatatatatatcataGGCAAGCCGCGGTTGTGGGTGCGAGCAACGCAGGCGGATCTTGGCTTTCCGGGTaagcacccccccccctaaTACTCGGCAGTAGTAAGtttcctccccctttctctctttcgtttccTTCCTCGCAGCACGAGTCGCTCCCACTCATCATGCCAGCCATCGGACAAGAGAAGCTGGAGTTCCACAAGTGCTTTCGCATTCTGCAGACGTCAGCGGAGATGATGTCGGATCGGAAGTACAAGGTGGCGCAGCATGTGGTTCCTGGCTCCCTCGGCGAGTTCATTGAACGCTacgtcgaggaggtggaggtgacggaggacggcggcgcggcggtcgGCGGTGGTCCTACCGATGCCCTGCCCCGTCGCAAGCAGGTGATTCGGCGGGACAAGATGACCCTGGCATGTGAGCGTGAGGTGGGCGAGGGCAACACGCTCAAGGCGGTCGTATACTTCTGCCCACCAAACCACCTCTCGTCGGAGGTGGTAAAGAAGATCGCCGAGGATGCGCTTAATGAAGGCTATCAGCGGATCGTGTTCGTCACCCCATCGAAGCCGAACCCAATCGTGCGCAAAACAATGGACACGTATAACCGTAGTGAGCAGGACCTGCGCTTCGAGCTATTCGAGGAGGATGAGCTCTCTGTGAACATCACCCATCACGAGCTAGTGCCAAAGCACACGCCTCTGTCAGAAGAGGAGCTCAGGGACGTCCTGCACGCTCATGCGCTGGAGCTGAATCAGCTGCCCCGCATCCTGTCCACCGACCCTGTAGCTCGCTACTACGGACTGAGGCGTGGTCAGGTAGTCCGCATTGAGCGTAAGAGCATGTCAGCGGGCCTCTACGTGACCTACCGGCAAGTCGTGTAAagtgcgcgcatgtgctaCTCAGCACTCGTAGCATGCACGCATGGacgtctgtctctctgtgtctccgtgtgtctctctcgaCTTGCGTGGCTGATGTGCGGCATTGCCCGCCTTGTGTTTGGGGTAGTTTGTGTCTTCACGCGCGCGTTGCTCGCTGCGTGAGGTGTGGCGTTAATagacctcctccccccccctctctctctctactcGCTCCGTAACAAGTATATATCATGCGCCAACGTGCATCTACGGTGATCGCGGGGCTTCATGGGCGCCCCGCAGGTGCTGTACGTTGATGCATATACTGCTATCGTGCGGTTCTGGCGGCAGAACTGCCGCGCCAACGTCGAGCAAGACAGAAAACCAACTCgccaagcacacgcgcgcgcgcaagcCTGGTGGCGGGTCGCATCCGATGTGGCTCGAGTCTGCCGGCAGTAGAGGGCCTCAACCAGcaccaacaccgccgccttACCCACTGTCTCTGCTTGCAAACTCGATGGGCACCTGTCTTCCTGCCTCTCTATGCTCTTTTCATATCGCCACCGCCCTTCGAGGcatacacacaggcacatacacaccTGTGCACTGGCGCGACGCAACGATCGATAATCGAGGCACAAGAGAAGCTGGCATAGCTCTACCTTGAGTtgcacctccctccctccttctgcCATGTCATCCATTGAAGAGCTCAAGGTGGTGCGGTTGTTTCGCGCACTCAACACGATGATCCAACTCTGCCACGACCGTGGCTACGTCATTCGACACCCGTCAGCGATCgccgaggcggtgcagaACCCCGAGCTGTACAATAACGAAGAGGGGCTCGACCATGATTGGTTCTTGCGGCACTTCGTCATCTCGCCGGAccgcgcggcgcgcagcatACGCGCGAAGCAACGCGGtgatggcagcagcagaagcggcccCAGACGTGAAGCGAAGAACGAGGAagatggcggcgacgccgacaaGCCGGGCGAGTACGATGTGGCAGCGGACGAGGATGAGGCGCTTCGTCGTGCAGCTAACGGAGAGtgggtgtgcatgcgcaACGCCATGCGGCTGACGTGCTCCGTAGACCCACGCCGCGCAACACTGGCGTCGAGCGTCCTCACGGGGGCACCAACGAACAAGGCGCCCTCTTCTGCGCCTGCCGTGACGGCGGAGCCgaaggacgacgacggcgacgtgcCCTacgctgtggcagcggctgcggtggacGCGAAGtcgaaggagaaggcggccAAGAACGCCCTCATGGTCTTCTTCTCGGGTTCACCGAAGCTGAGCATGAAAGAGGTGCATTCGTTCCGCGAGAAGGCGCTCAAGAAGAAGGCGTCATCGATGATCGTCGTGACGAACAAGATCGACCCCGGTGTGCGCATGGATGTGCAGGAGCTCAGTGGTCGAATGGATGAGGCCACAGGAGCGGAGCTGCTCTCCATCCAAGTCTTCGAGGAAGAGGCGCTGGCATTCAACGTCGTGCGCCACGAAACGGTACCGCGCCACGTCGCCCTCACGCCCGCCGAGGCCGAGGCGTTCCTGGCAGAGCGGAAACTAAATGTTGCCCAGCTGCCCCGCATGCAAGAGAGTGACCCTCTCGTCCAGTACCTTggcctgcagcgcggcagcatcgTCCACATCACACGCGAAGGAAAGCAGAGCGGCCCGTACAGCATGTACCGGCACGTGATTTGAGGCCGCGTGCCTGCCAACGCACAGGTGCGCGActcgtcctctctctctctctctcgtagTGTCTGTGCGTCTCACCGCATCTTAATCGTGTttcttcaccaccaccggtTAATCAGTGACGGCACCCATCAAATGCCTTGCGTATGCGTTTCTGGTCCTAAGTTGCCTCaccctgcgcgtgtgcatggaTACATGGTTATGCCCCATCGTCGGTGACTTGTAAGAACGCTTGCCGACCAAGGCTGATGCCTCCACGTGCGGGAATGCACACGCTgcatgtctgtgtgcactTGAGAAATAGGAAGGAGAGCAGCACAGCAATGCCGCGATGGGTGCGATGGGTGTGACGGTCCCGGCT
This DNA window, taken from Leishmania major strain Friedlin complete genome, chromosome 18, encodes the following:
- a CDS encoding putative DNA-directed RNA polymerases II, producing MPAIGQEKLEFHKCFRILQTSAEMMSDRKYKVAQHVVPGSLGEFIERYVEEVEVTEDGGAAVGGGPTDALPRRKQVIRRDKMTLACEREVGEGNTLKAVVYFCPPNHLSSEVVKKIAEDALNEGYQRIVFVTPSKPNPIVRKTMDTYNRSEQDLRFELFEEDELSVNITHHELVPKHTPLSEEELRDVLHAHALELNQLPRILSTDPVARYYGLRRGQVVRIERKSMSAGLYVTYRQVV
- a CDS encoding putative DNA-directed RNA polymerase II, which encodes MSSIEELKVVRLFRALNTMIQLCHDRGYVIRHPSAIAEAVQNPELYNNEEGLDHDWFLRHFVISPDRAARSIRAKQRGDGSSRSGPRREAKNEEDGGDADKPGEYDVAADEDEALRRAANGEWVCMRNAMRLTCSVDPRRATLASSVLTGAPTNKAPSSAPAVTAEPKDDDGDVPYAVAAAAVDAKSKEKAAKNALMVFFSGSPKLSMKEVHSFREKALKKKASSMIVVTNKIDPGVRMDVQELSGRMDEATGAELLSIQVFEEEALAFNVVRHETVPRHVALTPAEAEAFLAERKLNVAQLPRMQESDPLVQYLGLQRGSIVHITREGKQSGPYSMYRHVI